One genomic segment of Brassica napus cultivar Da-Ae chromosome A3, Da-Ae, whole genome shotgun sequence includes these proteins:
- the LOC106443011 gene encoding uncharacterized protein LOC106443011, translating to MNSVCISSCIDDARDTRVPVRTTYVNLYKWPESDAEFVRSVRRGGGVPAARVVDSISCRQMYLRSYTFSREDEDTSLPPATRTSCLGRVKETVSCMRGSKDESDVIVEKAKPRRLRDKRRIRRTKREQACSVMFRFFRRLLSCAATIDVVDPN from the coding sequence ATGAACTCAGTATGCATCTCTAGCTGCATCGACGATGCACGTGACACTCGTGTGCCGGTTCGCACCACCTACGTGAACCTCTATAAGTGGCCTGAGTCGGACGCCGAGTTCGTCCGCTCCGTTCGACGTGGAGGCGGCGTACCTGCGGCACGTGTAGTGGATAGCATATCTTGCCGCCAGATGTATCTCCGGAGCTACACGTTCTCTCGGGAAGACGAGGATACTAGCTTGCCGCCAGCGACGCGGACGTCTTGTCTAGGGAGGGTTAAGGAAACCGTGTCGTGCATGAGGGGAAGTAAGGATGAAAGTGACGTCATCGTTGAGAAGGCGAAACCGCGCCGCCTTCGTGATAAGAGGAGAATTAGAAGGACGAAGAGAGAACAAGCTTGTTCTGTTATGTTCAGGTTCTTTCGAAGGTTACTGTCTTGTGCTGCGACCATAGATGTTGTTGATCCAAATTAG
- the LOC106428946 gene encoding serine/arginine-rich splicing factor RS2Z33 isoform X1 has product MPRYEDRHGSTRLYVGHLSSRTRTRDVERLFSKYGRVRDVDMKRDFAFVDFSDPRDADDARYRLDGRDVDGSRIVVEFAKGTPRGSGSGYGSREISSSRGGPPPPGSGRCFNCGLDGHWARDCTAGDWKNKCYRCGDRGHIERNCKNSPKKLKRDQSYSRSPVRSRSPPRPSRRNRSRSKSPSYSRSRSPVRTEKARTPEPAARSRSPEPTVVNSPPLKDINHSLSPNEKSPVPEKNGQSPKGQENGNGTNGQDHSPRDEPSP; this is encoded by the exons ATGCCTCGTTATGAAGATCGTCACGGAAGCACAAGACTCTATGTTGGCCACTTGTCCTCCCGAACTCGGACTCGTGATGTTGAACGTCTCTTTAGCAAATATGGAAG AGTACGAGATGTTGATATGAAGCGTGACTTTGCCTTTGTC GATTTTAGCGACCCCCGAGATGCTGATGATGCAAGGTACCGCTTAGACGGAAGGGACGTTGATGGAAGCCGCATCGTTGTTGAATTTGCCAAAGGG acaccGCGTGGTTCTGGTTCTGGCTATGGTTCTCGTGAGATATCTTCAAGCAGAGGAGGACCTCCTCCTCCAGGAAGTGGACGCTGCTTCAACTGTGGTCTTGATGGACACTGGGCTAGAGATTGCACTGCTGGTGACTGGAAGAACAAATGTTATCGATGTGGCGATAGAGGTCACATTGAGAGGAACTGCAAGAACAGTCCCAAGAAGCTCAAGCGGGACCAAAGTTACTCCAGATCACCAGTTAGGTCTCGGTCACCTCCTCGTCCTAGTAGAAGAAACCGCAGCAGAAGCAAAAGCCCAAGCTAcag TCGCTCAAGATCCCCGGTTAGGACTGAAAAGGCTCGGACTCCTGAACCAGCTGCGAGGAGCAGGAGCCCTGAACCAACGGTTGTTAACTCTCCTCCACTCAAGGATATAAACCATAGCCTAAGTCCTAACGAAAAGAGCCCAGTGCCTGAGAAGAACGGTCAAAGCCCTAAAGGTCAAGAGAACGGCAATGGAACCAATGGACAAGACCACAGTCCTAGAGACGAACCTAGTCCCTGA
- the LOC106428946 gene encoding serine/arginine-rich splicing factor RS2Z33 isoform X2, protein MKRDFAFVDFSDPRDADDARYRLDGRDVDGSRIVVEFAKGTPRGSGSGYGSREISSSRGGPPPPGSGRCFNCGLDGHWARDCTAGDWKNKCYRCGDRGHIERNCKNSPKKLKRDQSYSRSPVRSRSPPRPSRRNRSRSKSPSYSRSRSPVRTEKARTPEPAARSRSPEPTVVNSPPLKDINHSLSPNEKSPVPEKNGQSPKGQENGNGTNGQDHSPRDEPSP, encoded by the exons ATGAAGCGTGACTTTGCCTTTGTC GATTTTAGCGACCCCCGAGATGCTGATGATGCAAGGTACCGCTTAGACGGAAGGGACGTTGATGGAAGCCGCATCGTTGTTGAATTTGCCAAAGGG acaccGCGTGGTTCTGGTTCTGGCTATGGTTCTCGTGAGATATCTTCAAGCAGAGGAGGACCTCCTCCTCCAGGAAGTGGACGCTGCTTCAACTGTGGTCTTGATGGACACTGGGCTAGAGATTGCACTGCTGGTGACTGGAAGAACAAATGTTATCGATGTGGCGATAGAGGTCACATTGAGAGGAACTGCAAGAACAGTCCCAAGAAGCTCAAGCGGGACCAAAGTTACTCCAGATCACCAGTTAGGTCTCGGTCACCTCCTCGTCCTAGTAGAAGAAACCGCAGCAGAAGCAAAAGCCCAAGCTAcag TCGCTCAAGATCCCCGGTTAGGACTGAAAAGGCTCGGACTCCTGAACCAGCTGCGAGGAGCAGGAGCCCTGAACCAACGGTTGTTAACTCTCCTCCACTCAAGGATATAAACCATAGCCTAAGTCCTAACGAAAAGAGCCCAGTGCCTGAGAAGAACGGTCAAAGCCCTAAAGGTCAAGAGAACGGCAATGGAACCAATGGACAAGACCACAGTCCTAGAGACGAACCTAGTCCCTGA
- the LOC106428936 gene encoding probable protein phosphatase 2C 67: MVKPFWRSKISATKNDGLTWYKDLGLHAFGEFSTAMIQANSVMEDQCQIESGPLTFNNSAVHGTFVGVYDGHGGPEASRFIADNIFPNLKKFATESGDISEEVMRNAFAETDEDFLTAVKKQWRKNPQMASVGSCCLAGVICNGLVYIANAGDSRAVLGRSERGGVRAVQLSVEHNANVESARQELWSMHPNDPNILVMKHRMWRVKGIIQVTKSIGDAYLKRAEFNREPLLPKYRVAEHFTEPILSADPSVTVTRLDQEDEFMIFASDGLWEHLSNQEAVDIVHSSPRQGVARRLLKAALKEAAKKREMRYSDLKEINPGVRRHFHDDITVIVVYLDPQMVQANGWASPLSIRGGY; this comes from the exons ATGGTTAAACCCTTTTGGAGAAGTAAGATCAGTGCCACAAAGAATGATGGCTTGACATGGTACAAAGACCTTGGCCTTCATGCCTTTGGAGAGTTTTCAACGGCAATGATCCAAGCCAACAGTGTGATGGAGGATCAGTGCCAGATAGAATCAGGGCCATTGACATTCAACAACTCGGCAGTTCATGGCACGTTTGTTGGAGTTTACGATGGTCATGGAGGTCCAGAGGCTTCCAGATTCATTGCAGACAACATCTTTCCAAATTTAAAGA AGTTTGCCACCGAGAGTGGAGATATATCTGAGGAGGTGATGAGGAACGCATTTGCAGAGACAGACGAAGATTTTCTCACGGCAGTGAAGAAGCAATGGCGCAAGAATCCGCAGATGGCATCAGTGGGGTCATGTTGCTTGGCAGGAGTGATATGCAACGGACTGGTGTACATCGCAAACGCAGGAGACTCGAGGGCTGTGCTGGGAAGATCTGAGAGAGGTGGAGTGAGAGCTGTTCAGTTATCAGTAGAGCACAACGCCAACGTGGAGTCTGCGAGACAAGAGCTGTGGTCAATGCATCCTAACGACCCCAACATACTTGTGATGAAACACAGGATGTGGCGTGTGAAAGGCATCATCCAG GTCACAAAATCCATAGGTGATGCGTACCTCAAAAGAGCAGAGTTCAACAGAGAGCCGTTGCTGCCCAAATACAGAGTAGCAGAACATTTCACCGAGCCAATACTTAGTGCGGATCCATCAGTCACGGTTACTAGGCTTGACCAAGAAGACGAGTTCATGATTTTTGCTTCAGATGGGCTTTGGGAGCATCTTAGCAACCAGGAAGCTGTTGATATTGTCCATAGTTCCCCACGCCAA GGAGTAGCAAGGAGACTACTCAAAGCTGCATTGAAGGAGGCAGcaaagaaaagagagatgagATACTCAGACCTGAAAGAGATCAATCCTGGTGTTAGGAGGCATTTTCATGACGATATAACCGTTATTGTAGTATATCTCGATCCCCAAATGGTCCAAGCCAATGGTTGGGCTTCTCCACTGTCAATAAGAGGTGGCTACTGA
- the LOC106428911 gene encoding protein REVEILLE 4-like isoform X3 has protein sequence MTSSLSSNPVVAEERPAETSTDLTETTTEAPEKKVRKAYTISKSRQSWTEGEHDKFLEALQLFDRDWKKIEDFVGSKTVIQIRSHAQKYFLKVEKNGTFAHVPPPRPKRKAAHPYPQKASKNAQMSLHVSMSFPPQINDVPGYPSWDDDTSALLSIAVSEVILPKDEIDTLCGGEVVIELNGSTSAVSPSASGIGSSSRTLSDSEGLTPVNQAPSMQGLPDFAEVYNFIGSVFDPDSKGRMKKLKEMDPINFETVLLLMRNLTVNMSNPDFEPSSDAAEEGSEHLSS, from the exons ATGACCTCGTCTCTTTCAAGCAATCCGGTGGTTGCTGAAGAAAGACCGGCGGAAACATCCACAG ATCTTACAGAGACGACGACGGAAGCTCCGGAGAAGAAGGTGAGGAAAGCTTACACGATCTCCAAGTCCAGACAGAGTTGGACTGAAGGAGAGCACGATAAGTTTCTCGAAGCTCTTCAACT GTTTGATCGTGACTGGAAAAAGATTGAAGATTTTGTCGGTTCAAAGACAGTTATTCAG ATCAGGAGCCATGCCCAAAAGTACTTTCTGAAGGTAGAGAAAAACGGGACCTTTGCGCACGTGCCACCCCCTAGGCCTAAGCGCAAAGCTGCTCATCCATATCCTCAAAAGGCATCAAAGAATG CGCAAATGTCGCTTCACGTTTCCATGTCATTTCCTCCCCAAATAAATGACGTTCCGGGATATCCTTCATGGGATGATGATACCTCTGCTTTGCTTAGCATAGCCGTGAGCGAGGTTATTCTACCAAAAGATGAGATTGACACTCTTTGTGGAGGAGAAG TTGTTATTGAATTGAATGGCTCAACAAGTGCGGTTAGTCCTTCAGCATCCGGTATAGGAAGCTCAAGCAGAACTCTATCAGATTCAGAGGGTTTAACACCGGTGAATCAAGCTCCCTCAATGCAGG GTCTTCCTGATTTTGCTGAAGTTTATAACTTCATTGGGAGTGTGTTCGATCCTGACAGCAAAGGCCGCATGAAAAAGCTCAAGGAAATGGATCCTATTAATTTTGAAACT GTACTGCTATTGATGAGAAACCTCACAGTGAATATGTCAAATCCTGACTTCGAACCTTCT TCTGATGCTGCAGAGGAAGGTTCAGAACACTTAAGCTCTTAG
- the LOC106428903 gene encoding putative F-box/LRR-repeat protein At5g02700 — protein sequence MAKRRGKRSRRQRRILNPHRKIQQVIEGADFINSMPDEIHREIQQVIEGADFINSMPDEILNHILSFIPIDLAIRTSVLSRRWRHAWCELPCLHLRTTAKGIDQTLLSYRRLKIMSFKLCVTHEVTEPQFNSWVEFAMSRNVGELSLTGLLFCFETYGFPDCFYLSSSLRQLNLVGFDMRPGCTVSWNFLRRLTLSCCSLYDESIANILSGSPNLETLQLFYCDGLLKRLDLSKSPSLSALEIYGWSQRSGQMEIVAPHIHYLNLKNSDVGPCTLVDVSSLADAILRIGLNRYRPFMAGFQQYADVLQTMVLKMLAKLQNVERLTFRGGYLLQILSLAMLCGVRLPKLKVQTLTVQTNFARSVIPSIARLLQNSPGLKNLEVHATYVSYIEDADLDEYLRISHGLDSDTCWRSKHEVFPTHETLRFMSDCNGAKMRLLGSFLRLVLRNAKRLEKIVVWLGDSYFSDEQMERLLMVVGTLSPNNNVSIEFK from the exons ATGGCGAAAAGGCGAGGGAAACGTAGCCGTCGACAACGTCGTATATTAAACCCCCACCGCAAAATCCAACAAGTTATCGAAGGAGCAGATTTCATAAACTCTATGCCAGATGAGATCCACCGCGAAATCCAACAAGTTATCGAAGGAGCAGATTTCATAAACTCTATGCCAGATGAGATCCTCAACCATATTCTATCCTTTATTCCCATCGATCTCGCCATCAGAACTTCCGTCTTGTCCAGACGGTGGAGGCATGCATGGTGCGAATTACCTTGTCTCCACCTTAGAACGACCGCTAAGGGGATAGACCAAACCTTGCTTTCCTACAGGAGACTGAAAATCATGAGTTTTAAACTTTGTGTGACCCATGAAGTCACTGAGCCCCAGTTTAATAGCTGGGTCGAGTTCGCTATGTCTCGCAATGTGGGGGAGCTGTCTCTGACCGgccttttattttgtttcgaGACTTATGGTTTCCCGGATTGCTTCTATCTTAGTTCCTCCTTAAGGCAACTCAATTTGGTGGGTTTTGATATGCGTCCTGGATGCACTGTGTCTTGGAACTTCCTAAGGAGGTTGACATTGAGTTGTTGTAGTCTCTATGATGAATCTATTGCTAATATTCTCTCTGGCTCTCCAAATCTTGAAACCTTGCAATTGTTTTACTGTGATGGTTTACTTAAGCGTCTTGATCTGAGTAAATCACCGAGTCTGAGTGCACTAGAAATATATGGCTGGTCCCAGCGTTCAGGGCAGATGGAGATTGTAGCGCCgcacatccattatttgaatttgaaaaactcTGATGTGGGACCATGTACTTTAGTGGATGTCTCCTCTCTCGCCGATGCTATCCTTCGCATTGGCTTGAACAGGTACCGTCCTTTCATGGCTGGTTTTCAACAATATGCTGATGTTCTTCAGACCATGGTGCTTAAGATGCTAGCAAAATTGCAAAACGTAGAGAGGCTTACGTTTCGTGGGGGATACCTTCTTCAG ATTCTATCTCTCGCCATGCTCTGTGGTGTTCGTTTACCGAAGCTCAAGGTCCAAACTTTGACTGTTCAGACAAATTTTGCTCGATCTGTTATTCCTAGCATAGCAAGGTTACTACAAAATTCACCTGGATTGAAGAATCTTGAAGTACACGCAACATACGTGAGCTATATCGAG gatgctgatttgGACGAGTATTTAAGAATATCACATGGCTTGGATTCAGACACATGTTGGAGATCAAAGCATGAGGTGTTTCCTACCCATGAGACTCTTAGGTTCATGTCGGATTGTAATGGTGCAAAGATGAGACTCTTAGGTTCGTTCCTGAGATTGGTGCTGAGAAACGCAAAGAGACTAGAGAAGATCGTTGTATGGCTGGGAGATTCTTACTTTAGTGATGAACAAATGGAGCGGCTTCTGATGGTGGTTGGGACACTTTCTCCAAACAATAATGTCTCCATTGAGTTCAAATGA
- the LOC106428911 gene encoding protein REVEILLE 4-like isoform X1, which translates to MWTFSSLSKAPSVHYLSKRSLSLRKKKPMTSSLSSNPVETSTDLTETTTEAPEKKVRKAYTISKSRQSWTEGEHDKFLEALQLFDRDWKKIEDFVGSKTVIQIRSHAQKYFLKVEKNGTFAHVPPPRPKRKAAHPYPQKASKNAQMSLHVSMSFPPQINDVPGYPSWDDDTSALLSIAVSEVILPKDEIDTLCGGEVVIELNGSTSAVSPSASGIGSSSRTLSDSEGLTPVNQAPSMQGLPDFAEVYNFIGSVFDPDSKGRMKKLKEMDPINFETVLLLMRNLTVNMSNPDFEPSSDAAEEGSEHLSS; encoded by the exons ATGTGGACATTCtcatctctctctaaagctcccTCTGTTCACTATCTCTCTAAACGGTCGCTatctttgagaaaaaaaaaaccgatgACCTCGTCTCTTTCAAGCAATCCGGTGGAAACGTCCACAGATCTTACAGAGACGACGACGGAAGCTCCGGAGAAGAAGGTGAGGAAAGCTTACACGATCTCCAAGTCCAGACAGAGTTGGACTGAAGGAGAGCACGATAAGTTTCTCGAAGCTCTTCAACT GTTTGATCGTGACTGGAAAAAGATTGAAGATTTTGTCGGTTCAAAGACAGTTATTCAG ATCAGGAGCCATGCCCAAAAGTACTTTCTGAAGGTAGAGAAAAACGGGACCTTTGCGCACGTGCCACCCCCTAGGCCTAAGCGCAAAGCTGCTCATCCATATCCTCAAAAGGCATCAAAGAATG CGCAAATGTCGCTTCACGTTTCCATGTCATTTCCTCCCCAAATAAATGACGTTCCGGGATATCCTTCATGGGATGATGATACCTCTGCTTTGCTTAGCATAGCCGTGAGCGAGGTTATTCTACCAAAAGATGAGATTGACACTCTTTGTGGAGGAGAAG TTGTTATTGAATTGAATGGCTCAACAAGTGCGGTTAGTCCTTCAGCATCCGGTATAGGAAGCTCAAGCAGAACTCTATCAGATTCAGAGGGTTTAACACCGGTGAATCAAGCTCCCTCAATGCAGG GTCTTCCTGATTTTGCTGAAGTTTATAACTTCATTGGGAGTGTGTTCGATCCTGACAGCAAAGGCCGCATGAAAAAGCTCAAGGAAATGGATCCTATTAATTTTGAAACT GTACTGCTATTGATGAGAAACCTCACAGTGAATATGTCAAATCCTGACTTCGAACCTTCT TCTGATGCTGCAGAGGAAGGTTCAGAACACTTAAGCTCTTAG
- the LOC106428911 gene encoding protein REVEILLE 4-like isoform X2 has translation MWTFSSLSKAPSVHYLSKRSLSLRKKKPMTSSLSSNPVETSTDLTETTTEAPEKKVRKAYTISKSRQSWTEGEHDKFLEALQLFDRDWKKIEDFVGSKTVIQIRSHAQKYFLKVEKNGTFAHVPPPRPKRKAAHPYPQKASKNAQMSLHVSMSFPPQINDVPGYPSWDDDTSALLSIAVSEVILPKDEIDTLCGGEVVIELNGSTSAVSPSASGIGSSSRTLSDSEGLTPVNQAPSMQGLPDFAEVYNFIGSVFDPDSKGRMKKLKEMDPINFETVLLLMRNLTVNMSNPDFEPSRKVQNT, from the exons ATGTGGACATTCtcatctctctctaaagctcccTCTGTTCACTATCTCTCTAAACGGTCGCTatctttgagaaaaaaaaaaccgatgACCTCGTCTCTTTCAAGCAATCCGGTGGAAACGTCCACAGATCTTACAGAGACGACGACGGAAGCTCCGGAGAAGAAGGTGAGGAAAGCTTACACGATCTCCAAGTCCAGACAGAGTTGGACTGAAGGAGAGCACGATAAGTTTCTCGAAGCTCTTCAACT GTTTGATCGTGACTGGAAAAAGATTGAAGATTTTGTCGGTTCAAAGACAGTTATTCAG ATCAGGAGCCATGCCCAAAAGTACTTTCTGAAGGTAGAGAAAAACGGGACCTTTGCGCACGTGCCACCCCCTAGGCCTAAGCGCAAAGCTGCTCATCCATATCCTCAAAAGGCATCAAAGAATG CGCAAATGTCGCTTCACGTTTCCATGTCATTTCCTCCCCAAATAAATGACGTTCCGGGATATCCTTCATGGGATGATGATACCTCTGCTTTGCTTAGCATAGCCGTGAGCGAGGTTATTCTACCAAAAGATGAGATTGACACTCTTTGTGGAGGAGAAG TTGTTATTGAATTGAATGGCTCAACAAGTGCGGTTAGTCCTTCAGCATCCGGTATAGGAAGCTCAAGCAGAACTCTATCAGATTCAGAGGGTTTAACACCGGTGAATCAAGCTCCCTCAATGCAGG GTCTTCCTGATTTTGCTGAAGTTTATAACTTCATTGGGAGTGTGTTCGATCCTGACAGCAAAGGCCGCATGAAAAAGCTCAAGGAAATGGATCCTATTAATTTTGAAACT GTACTGCTATTGATGAGAAACCTCACAGTGAATATGTCAAATCCTGACTTCGAACCTTCT AGGAAGGTTCAGAACACTTAA
- the LOC106428889 gene encoding 60S ribosomal protein L4-1-like, whose translation MAAAAARPLVTVQGLDGDMTTDKSTTVCLPDVMTAPVRPDIVNFVHAQISNNSRQPYAVSKKAGHQTSAESWGTGRAVSRIPRVPGGGTHRAGQAAFGNMCRGGRMFAPTKIWRRWHRRVNVNMKRHAIVSAIAATAVPSLVMARGHKIENVPEMPLVVSDSAEAVEKTSAAIKVLKQIGAYDDAEKAKDSIGIRSGVGKMRNRRYICRKGPLVVYGTEGAKIVKAFRNITGVELCHVERLNLLKLAPGGHLGRFVIWTKSAFEKLESIYGSFEKPSEMKKGYVLPRAKMVNADLARIINSDEVQSVVKPIKKDAKRAVMKKNPLKNLNVMLKLNPYAKTAKRMSLLAEAQRVKSKKEKLEKKRKSVTKEQSQAIKAAGKAWYQTMISDSDYTEFDNFTKWLGASQ comes from the exons ATGGCAGCCGCCGCCGCACGCCCTCTAGTCACCGTCCAAGGCCTCGACGGAGACATGACAACCGACAAATCCACCACCGTCTGCCTACCCGACGTCATGACAGCTCCCGTGAGGCCAGACATCGTCAACTTCGTCCACGCCCAAATCTCCAACAACAGCCGTCAGCCTTACGCCGTCTCCAAGAAGGCCGGTCACCAGACCTCCGCCGAGTCCTGGGGAACAGGACGCGCCGTCTCCCGTATCCCTCGTGTTCCCGGCGGCGGAACCCACCGCGCAGGTCAAGCGGCCTTCGGAAACATGTGTCGCGGCGGTCGGATGTTCGCTCCGACTAAGATCTGGAGACGCTGGCACCGTCGCGTCAACGTCAACATGAAGAGGCACGCGATCGTCTCGGCAATCGCCGCCACTGCTGTGCCCTCTCTCGTGATGGCACGTGGTCACAAGATCGAGAATGTCCCCGAGATGCCTCTCGTTGTTAGCGATTCAGCTGAGGCTGTGGAGAAGACTAGTGCTGCGATCAAGGTTTTGAAACAGATCGGTGCTTATGATGACGCCGAGAAGGCGAAGGATAGTATTGGGATTAGGTCTGGTGTAGGTAAGATGAGGAACCGTCGTTACATTTGTCGGAAAGGTCCTCTTGTTGTGTACGGAACCGAGGGAGCTAAGATTGTGAAGGCGTTTAGGAACATTACTGGCGTTGAGCTTTGTCACGTTGAGAGGCTTAACTTGTTGAAGCTAGCTCCTGGTGGTCATCTTGGGAGGTTTGTGATTTGGACTAAGTCTGcctttgagaagcttgagtctATTTACGGATCGTTTGAGAAACCGTCTGAGATGAAGAAGGGTTATGTTTTGCCTCGTGCGAAGATGGTGAATGCTGATTTGGCGAGGATTATTAACTCTGATGAGGTTCAGAGCGTGGTGAAGCCGATTAAGAAGGATGCGAAGAGGGCTGTGATGAAGAAGAATCCGTTGAAGAATCTTAATGTGATGCTTAAGTTGAATCCTTATGCTAAGACCGCGAAGAGGATGTCTCTGTTGGCTGAAGCGCAGAGGGTTAAGTCTAAGAAGGAGAAGCtcgagaagaagaggaagagcgtCACCAAG GAGCAATCACAAGCTATTAAAGCAGCAGGAAAGGCGTGGTACCAGACTATGATCTCCGACAGTGACTACACAGAGTTTGATAACTTCACCAAGTGGCTCGGAGCCAGTCAGTAA